In Nitrospirota bacterium, a single window of DNA contains:
- a CDS encoding metallophosphoesterase, translating to MIIGIISDSHDHIENIKKCVLIFKDRKVEFVLHLGDYVNPASVKAFQGIKLVGIFGNNDGDKFRLINSFNEINGEIKGDFHEFETDSLRFACYHGTEPQLRNSLIECGKYDVVAYGHTHECVNKETGNTLVLNPGTSHGFWNQATAMIFDTKTKMAEIISL from the coding sequence ATGATAATCGGCATAATATCAGACTCACATGACCATATAGAAAATATCAAGAAATGCGTCCTGATATTCAAGGACAGGAAAGTTGAGTTTGTCCTTCATCTCGGAGATTATGTAAATCCTGCATCGGTTAAGGCCTTTCAGGGAATAAAACTCGTGGGAATATTCGGCAACAACGACGGCGATAAATTCAGGCTTATCAATTCGTTTAACGAAATAAATGGAGAAATTAAGGGTGATTTTCATGAATTTGAAACAGACAGCCTGAGATTTGCGTGTTATCACGGGACCGAGCCGCAATTGAGAAACTCACTGATTGAATGCGGAAAATATGATGTTGTAGCTTACGGGCATACGCATGAATGTGTGAATAAAGAAACCGGAAATACCTTAGTCCTTAATCCGGGCACATCACACGGATTCTGGAATCAGGCAACGGCCATGATATTTGACACAAAAACTAAAATGGCAGAAATCATCAGTTTATAA
- the radA gene encoding DNA repair protein RadA produces MQRPKILYQCQSCGYSAPKWLGKCPDCGAWNSFVEEERVTKLKRSETAAPVILSEISHHTGSRHSTQIREFDRTLGGGVVPGSVVLIGGDPGIGKSTLLLQAIKGLAKLGKVLYVSGEESPEQIKIRADRLKTKSSDIILLPETSLEGIISVAQDIKPQVVVVDSIQTIFSLELPSAPGSVSQIRECATKLMFFAKKHGIPLFIIGHVTKEGAIAGPRVLEHIVDTVLYFEGDKGGPFRILRAVKNRFGSTNEIGVFEMTEAGLKEVDNPSQLFLSERPLNVPGSVVTASIEGTRPLLVEIQALASVSNFGVPRRTSLGVDYNRVNLLIAVLDKRIGMHLGSMDVFVNVVGGLKIDEPAVDTAIIAAVASSFKNKAVDPSAVVFGEIGLSGELRAISHADIRLKEAAKLGFKKGIVPAGNAGHLKGHDIEIIGVKNVQEALEILFF; encoded by the coding sequence ATGCAGCGTCCTAAAATCCTTTATCAATGCCAGAGCTGCGGATATTCAGCGCCTAAGTGGCTTGGAAAATGCCCTGACTGCGGGGCGTGGAACAGCTTTGTAGAGGAAGAGCGCGTTACAAAGCTGAAAAGAAGCGAAACTGCCGCGCCAGTCATCCTTTCTGAAATCTCACATCATACCGGAAGCAGGCATTCCACGCAGATAAGGGAATTTGACAGAACGCTCGGCGGAGGCGTGGTGCCGGGCTCTGTTGTGCTGATAGGTGGAGACCCAGGCATAGGCAAGTCAACACTTTTGCTTCAGGCGATTAAGGGGCTGGCAAAACTCGGCAAGGTGCTTTATGTCTCAGGCGAAGAGTCTCCTGAGCAGATAAAAATCAGGGCAGACAGACTGAAGACTAAGTCCAGTGACATAATACTTTTACCTGAAACATCTCTGGAAGGCATAATCTCAGTTGCGCAGGATATAAAACCGCAAGTGGTTGTCGTAGATTCAATTCAGACAATATTCTCGCTTGAACTGCCCTCGGCGCCGGGTTCCGTAAGCCAGATAAGGGAATGCGCGACAAAGCTCATGTTTTTTGCAAAAAAGCACGGCATTCCCCTTTTTATAATCGGGCATGTCACAAAAGAGGGCGCTATTGCAGGCCCAAGGGTGCTTGAACACATAGTAGACACAGTGCTTTATTTTGAAGGAGATAAAGGCGGGCCATTCAGGATTTTGCGCGCGGTGAAAAACAGGTTCGGCTCCACCAATGAAATCGGTGTTTTTGAAATGACAGAGGCAGGGCTGAAAGAAGTGGACAACCCCTCCCAGCTTTTCTTGTCTGAAAGGCCGCTTAATGTGCCCGGCTCGGTGGTCACGGCAAGCATTGAAGGCACAAGGCCTTTGCTTGTGGAGATTCAGGCGCTGGCAAGCGTATCAAATTTCGGAGTTCCGAGAAGGACCTCGCTTGGTGTTGATTATAATAGGGTCAATCTTCTTATTGCAGTGCTGGATAAGCGCATAGGCATGCACCTTGGGAGTATGGATGTGTTTGTAAATGTTGTTGGAGGGCTGAAAATAGATGAGCCTGCTGTGGACACGGCAATTATTGCGGCAGTTGCGTCTTCCTTTAAAAACAAGGCGGTGGACCCTTCTGCAGTTGTCTTTGGCGAGATCGGCCTTTCAGGAGAGTTAAGGGCAATAAGCCATGCAGATATAAGGCTTAAAGAGGCCGCAAAACTTGGTTTTAAAAAAGGCATAGTTCCTGCGGGCAATGCCGGTCATCTCAAAGGGCATGATATTGAGATTATCGGGGTAAAGAATGTTCAGGAGGCGCTTGAAATACTCTTTTTTTAA
- a CDS encoding DEAD/DEAH box helicase, producing the protein MTQKLKWQKSSVYKSTLSIKSLLEHLSTGFKDEIAHYRYIEPWPAEYAEPEAPVNDRLKSALEKKGVNKFFTHQAKGIDLIRKGHNIIVMTPTASGKSLIYNIPVLESILDDPYSKSLYLFPLKGLEQDQLKILREIAKDLDIAHPAEIYDGDTTAYRRKKIRDSFPSIIFSNPDMLHLAINAFHTKWADFFKNLKFVVIDEIHTYRGVFGSHVAQVLRRLRRICRYYGSNPQFIACSATIANPGELAGNLTGLDFELIDHSGAPRGGRHIVFLNPWGSPYTASTKAFKLCLDEGLKSIAFTKSRKITELMYSWLVDASPENEGLVSSYRAGFLPAERREIEQRLFSGELKGVISTSALELGIDIGGLDACILAGYPGSIASTWQRAGRTGRQGQDAVIILVGLKDALDQYFMRHPDDFFARSHEAVVIDASNDAILKQHLPCASAEIYLRAGDFVYDTQALAPVITELETNGLLKQGKNGDIWFSQRRYPQREVSIRGIGKIFNIFSGGRRIGEISGARVFKEAHPGAVYLHKGRQYIVQELDLENFTIHCKEADISYYTQAITYEETEIIKEVLKRDTISWGELRTTHMVTGYWRKKLLTQEKTDRYPVELPSWTFNTQGLWIILGSDLKQVVEKNNLHFAGGLHAFEHAAIFALPLFAMCDKGDIGGISYPLYPQLSAPAIFIYDGYEGGIGLTKRALEVIGEWLEAAKKIITDCPCEDGCPSCVQDPQCGSGNDPLDKKAALLILKEIKKMLK; encoded by the coding sequence TTGACACAAAAACTAAAATGGCAGAAATCATCAGTTTATAAATCCACATTGTCCATAAAATCCTTATTAGAACATCTTAGCACCGGTTTTAAAGATGAAATAGCACACTACCGTTATATTGAACCCTGGCCTGCAGAATACGCAGAGCCTGAAGCTCCTGTAAATGACCGCCTCAAAAGCGCCCTTGAAAAGAAAGGCGTTAATAAATTTTTCACACATCAGGCAAAAGGCATTGACTTAATAAGGAAAGGGCATAACATCATTGTTATGACTCCCACTGCAAGCGGAAAAAGTTTGATTTATAACATCCCCGTGCTTGAATCCATTCTTGATGATCCGTATTCAAAATCCCTTTACCTGTTCCCGTTAAAAGGGCTTGAACAGGACCAGTTGAAAATATTACGTGAAATTGCAAAAGACCTTGACATAGCGCATCCTGCTGAGATTTATGACGGCGACACAACCGCTTACAGGAGGAAAAAAATCCGCGACTCATTTCCAAGCATAATCTTTTCAAATCCGGATATGCTTCACCTCGCAATAAATGCCTTTCATACAAAATGGGCTGATTTCTTTAAAAACTTGAAATTCGTAGTCATTGATGAGATTCATACTTACAGGGGCGTCTTCGGCTCGCATGTTGCGCAGGTTCTAAGAAGGCTTAGAAGGATTTGCAGATATTACGGCTCAAACCCGCAGTTTATTGCCTGTTCTGCAACGATTGCCAATCCCGGAGAATTAGCCGGAAATCTCACAGGGCTTGATTTTGAACTTATTGACCACAGCGGAGCCCCAAGGGGAGGAAGGCACATTGTATTTTTAAATCCGTGGGGAAGCCCTTATACAGCTTCAACAAAGGCATTTAAATTATGCCTTGACGAAGGATTAAAAAGCATTGCATTTACAAAATCAAGAAAGATAACGGAATTGATGTACAGCTGGCTTGTTGACGCCTCGCCTGAAAATGAGGGGCTGGTAAGTTCATACAGGGCAGGTTTTCTGCCGGCTGAAAGAAGGGAGATAGAGCAGAGGCTTTTCTCGGGTGAGCTTAAAGGCGTAATATCCACAAGCGCCCTTGAACTTGGCATTGATATTGGCGGGCTTGACGCCTGCATCCTTGCAGGCTATCCCGGAAGCATTGCAAGCACATGGCAGCGCGCAGGAAGGACAGGCCGACAGGGGCAGGATGCAGTAATTATACTGGTAGGGCTGAAGGATGCGCTGGACCAGTATTTCATGCGGCACCCTGATGACTTTTTCGCACGGAGTCATGAGGCGGTTGTTATAGATGCATCAAACGATGCAATATTAAAGCAGCATCTTCCATGCGCCTCGGCGGAGATTTATCTCAGAGCCGGTGATTTTGTGTATGACACTCAGGCCTTGGCACCTGTCATTACTGAACTTGAAACCAACGGACTGCTTAAGCAGGGGAAAAATGGGGATATATGGTTTTCTCAGCGGCGTTATCCGCAGAGAGAGGTAAGCATACGCGGAATCGGAAAGATTTTCAATATTTTCAGCGGCGGCAGGCGCATTGGAGAAATAAGTGGAGCAAGAGTTTTTAAAGAGGCGCATCCCGGAGCCGTATATCTTCACAAAGGCAGGCAATACATAGTTCAAGAGCTTGACCTTGAGAATTTTACAATACACTGTAAAGAAGCGGACATCTCTTATTATACGCAGGCCATAACCTATGAGGAAACAGAGATCATCAAAGAGGTCCTTAAAAGAGATACTATAAGCTGGGGAGAACTGCGTACAACACATATGGTGACAGGATACTGGAGGAAAAAGCTTCTGACACAGGAAAAAACAGACCGTTATCCGGTGGAACTCCCCTCCTGGACTTTTAACACACAGGGATTATGGATAATACTCGGCAGTGATTTAAAACAGGTTGTGGAAAAAAACAACCTTCATTTCGCAGGCGGACTGCACGCCTTTGAGCATGCCGCAATATTCGCCCTTCCGCTTTTTGCGATGTGCGATAAAGGCGATATCGGCGGCATAAGTTACCCTCTCTATCCTCAGCTTTCAGCGCCGGCAATATTTATTTATGACGGATACGAAGGAGGCATCGGTCTTACAAAAAGGGCGCTTGAGGTAATTGGTGAATGGCTTGAGGCTGCAAAAAAAATAATAACAGACTGCCCCTGCGAAGACGGCTGTCCCTCATGCGTTCAGGACCCCCAGTGCGGGTCAGGCAACGACCCGCTGGATAAAAAGGCGGCATTGCTGATTCTCAAAGAAATTAAGAAAATGCTAAAATAA
- a CDS encoding tetratricopeptide repeat protein, translating to MDKTAVTKDARNYIAKGELDKAIAELQKILKEEQDANVYNTIGDLHLRNKEKEKAIEEFKKAANIFKEDGFYLKAIALYKKILNIHPSDTATLILLGELNAERGLTGNANENFSAAIDIFMKEGAEGKALDVYKKMLKFFSTDINLRIKVAELSSKAGITEEAIKEYVNVAVYHLNRDEFNEARQFYLKAIELDPKCTGAFLGLSKIAEMQNDIQQATEYLKNAMSAQPSNSDVLLNYSRLAIKAGNADEGKQALIRLIETDPSNNEYKKLLGNIYLKEGLMAEAWEQLLPYIDETLRLGNWDEAIHCLVNFTDFKPIDVKTMLITIYKGKDDVESTVKELRELAALYENNEMPDQAIQSYREILTLMPSDESAERKIIELGNKAVTSPEMQSGQKPSAEAEALLKTAPPVISPEDLLEDGLAEADLHLQQGLKQEAMKIYEKLLSRFPDNEEIIRRIEELSPPSKEKDKAKSKKHRVSYI from the coding sequence ATGGACAAAACTGCCGTTACAAAAGACGCCCGGAACTATATAGCAAAAGGCGAACTGGATAAAGCCATTGCCGAACTGCAAAAGATCCTCAAAGAAGAGCAGGACGCCAATGTTTACAATACAATAGGCGACCTGCACCTCAGGAACAAAGAAAAAGAAAAAGCCATTGAGGAATTCAAAAAAGCCGCCAATATTTTCAAGGAAGACGGCTTTTATCTAAAGGCGATTGCCCTGTACAAAAAAATTCTTAACATACATCCTTCTGATACCGCCACCCTTATTTTGCTTGGAGAACTGAATGCAGAAAGAGGCCTTACCGGCAATGCCAATGAGAATTTCTCGGCTGCGATAGATATTTTCATGAAAGAAGGCGCAGAAGGAAAGGCCTTGGATGTTTATAAAAAAATGCTTAAATTTTTCTCAACTGATATAAACCTCAGGATAAAAGTGGCAGAGCTTTCTTCTAAAGCAGGCATTACAGAAGAAGCAATCAAGGAATATGTGAATGTTGCCGTATATCATTTAAACAGGGATGAATTTAATGAGGCGCGGCAATTTTACCTTAAGGCAATTGAACTGGACCCTAAATGTACCGGAGCATTTCTCGGCCTTAGCAAAATTGCAGAGATGCAAAATGATATCCAGCAGGCAACAGAATATTTAAAAAATGCCATGTCCGCCCAGCCGAGCAACAGCGATGTCCTGCTGAACTATTCAAGACTTGCCATTAAAGCCGGGAATGCGGATGAAGGCAAACAAGCGCTTATCCGTCTCATTGAAACAGACCCGTCTAATAATGAATATAAAAAACTTTTGGGCAATATATATCTGAAAGAAGGTCTTATGGCAGAGGCGTGGGAGCAATTATTGCCTTACATAGACGAGACCCTACGGCTTGGAAATTGGGATGAGGCCATCCACTGCCTGGTAAATTTCACGGATTTTAAACCGATAGATGTTAAAACAATGCTGATAACCATCTACAAGGGTAAGGATGACGTGGAATCAACAGTCAAAGAGCTCCGGGAGCTTGCAGCGCTATATGAAAATAATGAAATGCCAGACCAAGCGATTCAGTCATACAGGGAGATTCTTACATTAATGCCCTCAGATGAATCAGCGGAAAGAAAAATCATTGAGCTTGGAAATAAAGCGGTAACATCTCCTGAAATGCAATCCGGGCAAAAACCTTCTGCTGAAGCTGAAGCCCTGCTTAAAACAGCGCCTCCTGTTATTTCGCCTGAAGACTTGCTTGAGGACGGTCTTGCCGAGGCAGACCTTCACCTACAGCAGGGGCTTAAGCAGGAGGCCATGAAGATTTATGAGAAACTGCTTTCTCGTTTTCCTGACAATGAGGAAATTATAAGGAGGATAGAAGAATTAAGCCCGCCGTCAAAAGAAAAAGATAAGGCAAAATCTAAAAAACACAGGGTATCGTATATATGA
- a CDS encoding AAA family ATPase produces the protein MDYLEFYKLKEHPFSNAVENKFYYNSAQHAEAIVRLKYAVDSMKGLAVVLGDIGTGKTTLARKMLDELDENQYEAALLVVLHSSVTADWLMRKIAVQLGVENPGTGKVELLGQLYERLLEIHESGLKTVVLMDEVQMLQTKEIMEEFRGLLNMEAPGGKLITFIFFGLPELENVLALDEPLKQRVAVMCRLKAFTDTITEDYLKHRLKVAGCEENIFMQDAVKAVHLFSSGVPRLINTVCDNALLEGFLLKRKQIDKDVIESVAVSLGLEAAGRKTPSKPRREM, from the coding sequence ATGGACTATTTGGAATTTTACAAACTAAAAGAACATCCTTTCTCAAATGCGGTAGAAAATAAATTTTACTACAACAGCGCCCAGCATGCAGAGGCTATTGTACGGTTAAAGTATGCCGTAGACAGCATGAAGGGGCTTGCCGTAGTGCTGGGAGACATAGGCACCGGCAAAACTACCCTTGCGAGGAAGATGTTGGACGAACTTGATGAAAATCAGTATGAGGCCGCGCTGCTTGTTGTACTGCATTCATCAGTAACGGCAGACTGGCTAATGAGAAAAATTGCCGTTCAGCTCGGCGTGGAAAACCCCGGCACCGGCAAGGTTGAACTGCTTGGACAATTGTATGAAAGGCTGCTGGAGATCCATGAATCAGGACTTAAAACCGTGGTCCTTATGGATGAAGTGCAGATGCTTCAGACCAAGGAGATTATGGAAGAATTCAGAGGGCTGCTTAATATGGAAGCCCCGGGAGGCAAACTCATAACATTTATCTTCTTCGGGCTTCCTGAACTTGAAAATGTCCTTGCGCTTGACGAACCTTTAAAACAGCGCGTTGCAGTCATGTGCAGGCTGAAGGCATTCACCGATACTATCACAGAGGATTATTTAAAACACCGACTAAAGGTTGCAGGATGCGAGGAAAATATTTTTATGCAGGATGCAGTCAAGGCAGTTCATCTTTTTTCCAGCGGCGTTCCCCGTTTAATAAACACTGTCTGCGACAATGCGCTCCTTGAGGGCTTTCTCCTTAAAAGAAAACAGATTGATAAAGACGTTATTGAATCAGTCGCAGTAAGCCTCGGATTAGAGGCAGCAGGCAGAAAAACTCCTTCAAAACCCCGCAGGGAAATGTAA
- a CDS encoding DUF1015 domain-containing protein gives MAEVIPFKGVLYNTQKVDANIVMAPPYDIVTPEFKDALYGKSPYNIIRIDFGKDEDGDSENENRYTRAAKFFGGWLKKGILINDSEPAFYCYEITYRINGQKKKLRGFLGAVRIEELGTGRIHPHEMTYSKPKSDRSNILRYCRANTSPIFSIYSSRKKRASSILSEAVKNKPFIEAKNGEGFVHRLWRISDKASINAVKEEMSDKDIFIADGHHRYETSLRFKNEMDKLEGARGKTLNTKPWDYVLMFLANIEDEGLTLLPTHRIVEVDSNININDSLKNHFDIQRTSSKGISGQQARQKMFEIMHKQTHCFGMFLTNADTYYTLSFNRSKMGIALPACLKNLDVTVLHKLIFEKLLKIEHYEYEMEPEAVVEKAKKGSFEAVFFLNPTKIEDVKKVALAGQRMPPKSTYFYPKLLTGMVIYKF, from the coding sequence ATGGCAGAGGTAATCCCTTTTAAAGGTGTTTTATATAACACTCAGAAGGTAGACGCCAATATAGTAATGGCGCCGCCTTACGATATTGTTACGCCTGAATTTAAGGACGCACTGTATGGGAAGAGCCCCTATAACATTATCCGCATTGATTTCGGCAAAGATGAAGACGGAGACAGTGAAAATGAAAACCGCTACACAAGGGCGGCAAAATTCTTCGGAGGCTGGCTCAAAAAAGGGATCCTGATTAATGACTCCGAACCTGCATTTTATTGTTATGAGATAACTTACAGGATAAACGGACAGAAGAAAAAACTCAGAGGTTTTTTGGGAGCAGTAAGGATTGAGGAACTTGGCACAGGAAGGATTCATCCCCATGAGATGACTTACTCAAAGCCGAAATCAGACAGATCTAATATCCTTCGTTATTGCAGGGCTAATACAAGTCCTATATTCTCCATTTACAGCAGCAGGAAAAAACGCGCTTCTTCCATCCTTAGCGAGGCTGTCAAAAACAAACCTTTTATTGAGGCGAAAAACGGAGAAGGTTTTGTTCACAGGCTCTGGCGTATCAGCGATAAGGCTTCTATAAATGCGGTCAAAGAAGAGATGTCTGATAAGGATATTTTTATTGCAGACGGTCATCATCGCTACGAAACATCGCTTAGGTTTAAAAATGAGATGGATAAATTAGAAGGGGCAAGGGGCAAAACGCTAAACACAAAACCATGGGATTATGTGCTCATGTTTCTTGCCAACATAGAAGATGAAGGGCTGACGCTCCTGCCCACGCACCGCATAGTTGAAGTAGATTCAAATATCAATATAAATGATTCCCTGAAAAATCATTTTGACATACAAAGAACAAGCTCCAAAGGGATCTCCGGACAACAGGCAAGGCAGAAGATGTTTGAAATAATGCATAAGCAAACGCATTGCTTCGGGATGTTTCTTACTAATGCTGATACTTATTACACGCTTTCGTTCAATAGGTCAAAAATGGGAATAGCCCTGCCGGCGTGCCTAAAAAATCTTGATGTCACTGTGCTTCATAAACTCATATTTGAAAAACTGCTGAAAATAGAGCATTACGAATATGAGATGGAACCTGAAGCTGTGGTAGAAAAGGCAAAAAAAGGTTCTTTTGAGGCTGTTTTTTTTCTTAATCCAACAAAGATTGAAGACGTTAAGAAGGTTGCCCTTGCCGGACAACGGATGCCGCCGAAGTCAACATATTTTTATCCGAAGCTTCTGACGGGAATGGTGATTTATAAGTTTTGA